In one window of Egicoccus sp. AB-alg2 DNA:
- the mreD gene encoding rod shape-determining protein MreD, which yields MILRVLVVGLLLVTAAVLQTALFPFFTLAGFRPDLLLLVTLAVGLRDGPLAGLRVGFAAGLLTDLLVSESPVGLAALVYTAIGFTVGLARPYLAPESITAPVILAFLSGLLGTAAYGVVALLLGEDRTTPLMLAQASVAVALYNTLLAPIVLGAVRRLSDRFPLSGPGVLD from the coding sequence GTGATCCTGCGCGTCCTGGTCGTAGGACTGCTCCTCGTCACCGCCGCGGTCCTGCAGACCGCCCTGTTCCCGTTCTTCACGCTGGCCGGCTTCCGGCCCGACCTGCTGCTGCTCGTGACGCTCGCGGTCGGCCTGCGCGACGGCCCGCTGGCCGGGCTGCGCGTCGGCTTCGCCGCCGGCCTGCTCACCGACCTGCTGGTCAGCGAATCACCCGTCGGGCTCGCCGCACTGGTCTACACCGCCATCGGCTTCACCGTCGGCCTCGCCCGCCCCTACCTGGCGCCCGAGTCCATCACCGCACCGGTCATCCTCGCGTTCCTCTCCGGACTGCTCGGCACCGCCGCCTACGGGGTCGTCGCGCTCCTGCTCGGCGAGGACCGCACCACCCCGCTGATGCTCGCCCAGGCCTCCGTCGCCGTCGCGCTCTACAACACCCTGCTCGCCCCCATCGTCCTCGGCGCGGTGCGCCGCCTGTCCGACCGTTTCCCTTTGAGCGGCCCCGGCGTGCTCGATTGA
- the rodA gene encoding rod shape-determining protein RodA — MEVGFGQDRAEKMMRERVQARWMDAYAPVKHLDPILVLTALALTGLGLVMIYSAKLAALQQQGLPSTLYVSRQLMALVLGIVVLVGAAVIDYRHLRSYAAVLYVASLAFLVLVLTPLGTARGGSQRWIVLGGFQLQPSEVAKVAVLVAVAAWIHERRGEPWLPTVGISLVLTLLPMGLVFLQPDLGTSIVFVWLLAILFLVGSVPARYLIALGAAGIGAIVFALTQDLLDQYQLNRLTAFARAGDPSLDRTLRFQTEQSEIAIGSGQVFGKGLFQGTQTALAFVPENHTDFIFTVVGEEFGFLGASVVLALFLILIWRGLRIAVLSKDLFGTLLASGVVAMLALQVFINVGMNVGIMPVTGIPLPFVSYGGTSLIVWFGLIGLLLNVHMRRF; from the coding sequence ATGGAGGTCGGATTCGGCCAGGACCGCGCCGAGAAGATGATGCGCGAGCGCGTCCAGGCCCGCTGGATGGACGCCTACGCGCCGGTGAAGCACCTCGACCCGATCCTGGTGCTCACCGCCCTGGCGCTGACCGGCCTCGGCCTGGTCATGATCTACAGCGCCAAGCTGGCGGCCCTCCAGCAGCAGGGCCTGCCGTCGACGCTGTACGTCAGCCGGCAGCTGATGGCGCTGGTGCTCGGCATCGTCGTCCTGGTCGGGGCCGCGGTCATCGACTACCGCCATCTGCGCAGCTACGCCGCGGTGCTCTACGTCGCGTCGCTGGCGTTCCTGGTGCTGGTGCTCACCCCGCTGGGCACGGCCCGGGGTGGCTCGCAGCGCTGGATCGTGCTGGGCGGCTTCCAGCTCCAGCCCTCCGAGGTCGCCAAGGTCGCCGTCCTGGTCGCGGTCGCCGCCTGGATCCACGAACGCCGGGGCGAACCGTGGCTGCCCACGGTCGGGATCTCCCTCGTGCTGACCCTGCTCCCGATGGGACTGGTCTTCCTCCAGCCCGACCTCGGCACCTCGATCGTGTTCGTGTGGTTGCTCGCGATCCTGTTCCTGGTGGGCAGCGTGCCGGCCCGCTACCTGATCGCCCTGGGGGCCGCCGGCATCGGCGCGATCGTCTTCGCCCTCACCCAGGACCTGCTCGACCAGTACCAGCTCAACCGGCTGACCGCGTTCGCGCGCGCCGGTGACCCGAGCCTGGACCGCACCCTGCGGTTCCAGACCGAACAGTCCGAGATCGCCATCGGCTCCGGGCAGGTGTTCGGCAAGGGCCTGTTCCAGGGCACGCAGACCGCGCTGGCGTTCGTGCCGGAGAACCACACCGACTTCATCTTCACGGTCGTCGGCGAGGAGTTCGGTTTCCTCGGCGCCAGCGTGGTGCTCGCCCTGTTCCTGATCCTGATCTGGCGTGGGCTGCGGATCGCGGTGCTGTCCAAGGACCTGTTCGGGACGCTGCTCGCGTCGGGCGTCGTCGCCATGCTGGCCCTGCAGGTGTTCATCAATGTGGGCATGAACGTCGGCATCATGCCCGTGACCGGCATCCCGCTGCCGTTCGTCAGCTACGGCGGCACCTCGCTGATCGTGTGGTTCGGCCTGATCGGACTGCTCCTCAACGTCCACATGCGACGGTTCTGA
- a CDS encoding TIGR03936 family radical SAM-associated protein: MQQQRIRIRWTKTGRTRFVSARDLTSIWERALRRVDLPIAYSEGFTPHAKVSFPDALSVGYQSTGEYAELTFAVPIVPARDLARLSATLPEGMDITTFLEVPDGAPKLARMLRATLWEQEWLSADAAALADLLRRRGDELLAAEHAEVVRHRPDGDRTIDVRPAVLALAVSHRAEPGGNDAAAGVRTVLRAVLRNDGPTVRPHDLLSALSHGDVADPPTTRRVAQGEHVPEGLREALSGQVEPLALDVDAEAA; this comes from the coding sequence GTGCAGCAGCAACGGATCCGCATCCGGTGGACCAAGACCGGTCGCACGCGCTTCGTCTCGGCGCGCGACCTGACGTCCATCTGGGAGCGGGCGCTGCGCCGGGTCGACCTCCCGATCGCCTATTCCGAGGGGTTCACACCCCACGCGAAGGTGTCGTTCCCCGATGCGCTGTCGGTGGGCTACCAGTCCACCGGTGAGTACGCGGAGTTGACCTTCGCCGTGCCGATCGTCCCGGCCCGGGACCTGGCACGACTGTCCGCGACCCTCCCCGAGGGCATGGACATCACGACCTTCCTGGAAGTGCCCGATGGCGCGCCGAAGCTGGCGCGCATGCTTCGGGCCACGCTCTGGGAGCAGGAATGGCTCAGTGCCGATGCCGCCGCCCTGGCGGACCTGCTCCGGCGACGCGGCGACGAGCTGCTCGCGGCCGAGCACGCCGAGGTCGTCCGACACCGCCCTGACGGCGACCGGACGATCGACGTGCGACCCGCGGTACTCGCCCTCGCCGTCTCGCACCGCGCCGAGCCCGGCGGCAACGACGCCGCGGCCGGCGTGCGCACCGTCCTGCGTGCGGTGCTCCGCAACGACGGCCCCACCGTTCGACCCCACGACCTGCTGTCCGCGCTCTCGCACGGCGACGTCGCCGACCCGCCGACCACCCGACGGGTGGCACAGGGCGAGCACGTGCCCGAGGGACTGCGTGAGGCCCTCAGTGGCCAGGTCGAACCGTTGGCCCTGGATGTCGATGCGGAGGCCGCCTGA
- a CDS encoding sugar MFS transporter, which produces MTATRLPTEPPRFRLSRTALAGGFLGFFVSGGVAALYGPSAPAFRRLFDVSEFVSGLPASVHPLAAMVGVLTWAAVSRRGGRARLLGLGVAVLGVGGLAAAAAPSMLLVLAATVVLGAGFGLLSNGMNSVYPRDTGRRTPMVVACMHGVFGVGAVSLPLLLSVAGHRVAFAVVGVAALAAIPLMRTTSTPPRPAMDPMGRTAPRRHVVAFSLVFGLYVAAEAATATWLATYVEFRGWDAGAAARWTSGFWLAITGGRFLFALVLARVRPGRLVQVVLPLAAIALALASVPALAPYAFVAAGLCFAPVFPTAMVWLPRALPDAAGATTAAVLAALVGASVTPFVVGAVGSALGLATIPLSLAAVALLASGVALAIGRRFGPG; this is translated from the coding sequence TTGACCGCCACCCGACTGCCGACGGAGCCCCCGCGGTTCCGACTGTCGAGGACCGCGCTGGCCGGCGGCTTCCTCGGCTTCTTCGTGTCCGGCGGCGTGGCCGCGCTGTACGGCCCGTCGGCGCCGGCGTTCCGACGCCTGTTCGACGTCAGCGAGTTCGTCTCCGGCCTGCCCGCGTCGGTCCACCCGCTGGCCGCGATGGTGGGCGTGCTCACCTGGGCCGCCGTCAGCCGGCGTGGCGGCCGGGCACGATTGCTCGGACTGGGCGTGGCCGTCCTGGGCGTCGGCGGGCTGGCGGCCGCCGCCGCACCGTCGATGCTGCTGGTGCTGGCGGCCACCGTCGTGCTGGGCGCGGGTTTCGGGTTGCTGTCCAACGGCATGAACTCGGTCTATCCGCGCGACACCGGCCGCCGCACGCCGATGGTCGTCGCCTGCATGCACGGCGTCTTCGGGGTCGGTGCCGTCAGCCTGCCGCTGCTGCTGTCGGTGGCCGGCCACCGTGTGGCGTTCGCGGTCGTCGGCGTGGCGGCGCTCGCCGCGATCCCCTTGATGAGGACCACCTCGACGCCGCCGCGCCCCGCCATGGACCCGATGGGCCGGACGGCGCCGCGCCGGCACGTCGTGGCGTTCTCGCTCGTGTTCGGCCTGTACGTGGCCGCGGAGGCGGCCACCGCCACGTGGCTGGCGACCTACGTCGAGTTCCGCGGCTGGGACGCGGGCGCCGCGGCACGGTGGACGTCCGGGTTCTGGCTGGCGATCACCGGGGGGCGGTTCCTGTTCGCCCTGGTGCTCGCGCGCGTGCGTCCCGGCCGTCTCGTGCAGGTCGTCCTGCCGCTGGCCGCGATCGCGCTGGCGCTGGCGAGCGTGCCCGCCCTGGCGCCCTACGCGTTCGTGGCCGCCGGCTTGTGCTTCGCGCCGGTGTTCCCGACCGCCATGGTGTGGCTGCCCCGGGCGCTGCCGGACGCGGCCGGTGCGACCACCGCGGCGGTGCTCGCGGCGCTGGTCGGGGCCAGCGTCACGCCCTTCGTCGTCGGGGCCGTCGGCTCGGCGCTGGGGCTGGCCACGATCCCGCTCAGCCTGGCGGCCGTGGCGCTGCTCGCCAGCGGCGTCGCGCTGGCGATCGGCCGGCGCTTCGGGCCCGGCTGA
- the mreC gene encoding rod shape-determining protein MreC, with amino-acid sequence MFQRRRARALLVVLVLLSLVLVTVDFRSGDDGPLDRLRGGLTAVLRPIQDGLVTLVRPVGDAAGSVADLFRARSENERLRAQVDELRERRRSVADVERENEELRELLGMREGTGVEAVAARVVALGPTGFEWTVVIDVGTDDGVERDMPVVNGDGLVGRVIQVERNAARVLLAIDPNFGAPARHAANGETGTVIGRGGDPMLFQPFDPEAQIEVGDEIVTSAYQSGAFPGGIPIGSVASVGEVTAGLVLDVQIQPFVDFTRIHHVLVVTSEPVVELPPFELSPDPEFTPPPGPPTAEQDEGDEDDDEADPDADGSDGSDGDDAEAQADDEDGT; translated from the coding sequence GTGTTCCAGCGTCGACGTGCGCGTGCGCTGCTCGTCGTCCTCGTCCTGCTGTCGCTGGTGCTCGTCACCGTCGACTTCCGCTCGGGTGACGACGGCCCGCTCGACCGCCTGCGGGGCGGGCTGACGGCCGTGCTCCGCCCGATCCAGGACGGGCTGGTCACGCTCGTGCGCCCGGTCGGGGACGCTGCCGGCTCGGTCGCCGACCTCTTCCGTGCCCGCTCGGAGAACGAGCGGCTGCGCGCCCAGGTCGACGAGCTGCGCGAACGGCGGCGTTCGGTCGCCGACGTCGAGCGCGAGAACGAGGAACTGCGCGAGCTGCTGGGCATGCGCGAGGGGACCGGCGTCGAGGCCGTCGCCGCGCGCGTGGTCGCGCTCGGCCCGACCGGCTTCGAGTGGACGGTCGTCATCGACGTCGGGACCGACGACGGCGTCGAACGCGACATGCCGGTCGTCAACGGCGACGGTCTGGTCGGGCGCGTCATCCAGGTCGAACGCAACGCCGCCCGGGTGCTGCTGGCCATCGACCCCAACTTCGGTGCGCCGGCCCGCCACGCCGCCAACGGCGAGACCGGCACGGTCATCGGCCGCGGGGGTGACCCGATGCTGTTCCAGCCGTTCGACCCGGAGGCGCAGATCGAGGTCGGCGACGAGATCGTCACCTCCGCATACCAGTCCGGCGCGTTCCCCGGCGGCATCCCCATCGGCAGCGTGGCCTCCGTCGGTGAGGTGACCGCCGGGCTCGTCCTCGACGTCCAGATCCAGCCGTTCGTGGACTTCACCCGCATCCACCACGTGCTGGTCGTCACCAGCGAGCCCGTCGTCGAACTGCCGCCGTTCGAACTGTCACCCGACCCGGAGTTCACCCCGCCACCCGGCCCGCCCACCGCGGAACAGGACGAGGGCGACGAAGACGACGACGAGGCGGACCCGGACGCCGACGGGTCCGACGGGTCCGACGGTGACGACGCGGAGGCCCAGGCCGACGACGAGGACGGCACGTGA
- a CDS encoding rod shape-determining protein, with protein sequence MGNTFQFLGRDMAVDLGTANTLVYVRGRGIVLNEPSVVAINTKNGAILAVGAEAKRMIGRTPGHIMAIRPLKDGVIADFDVTEKMLRYFIQAVHKRRFLAKPRVVVCVPSGITGVEQRAVEEATIQAGARAAYIIEEPMAAAIGSGLPVHEPAGNMVVDIGGGTTEVAVISLGGIVTSQSIRIGGDELDDAIISYIKKEYSLMLGERTAEEIKMAIGSAFPLADEPHAEIRGRDLVSGLPKTIIVSADEIRKAIEEPVNAVIDAVKNTLDKTPPELAADIMDKGIVLTGGGGLLRGLDERLKHETGMPIHITENPLSSVAIGSGKCLEEFEALKKVLISSSRH encoded by the coding sequence ATCGGCAACACCTTCCAGTTCCTCGGTCGCGACATGGCCGTGGACCTCGGCACCGCCAACACCCTGGTCTACGTCCGGGGTCGTGGCATCGTGCTCAACGAGCCCTCCGTGGTGGCGATCAACACCAAGAACGGTGCGATCCTGGCCGTGGGCGCCGAGGCCAAGCGCATGATCGGCCGCACGCCGGGCCACATCATGGCGATCCGGCCCCTGAAGGACGGCGTCATCGCCGACTTCGACGTGACCGAGAAGATGCTGCGCTACTTCATCCAGGCGGTGCACAAGCGCCGGTTCCTGGCGAAGCCGCGCGTCGTCGTCTGCGTCCCGTCCGGCATCACCGGGGTCGAGCAGCGCGCGGTCGAGGAGGCCACCATCCAGGCCGGCGCCCGCGCCGCCTACATCATCGAGGAGCCGATGGCCGCGGCCATCGGCTCGGGCCTGCCGGTCCACGAGCCGGCCGGCAACATGGTCGTCGACATCGGCGGTGGCACCACCGAGGTGGCGGTCATCTCCCTCGGCGGCATCGTGACCAGCCAGTCGATCCGCATCGGCGGTGACGAGCTCGACGACGCGATCATCTCCTACATCAAGAAGGAGTACTCGCTGATGCTCGGCGAGCGCACCGCCGAGGAGATCAAGATGGCGATCGGCTCGGCGTTCCCGCTGGCCGACGAGCCGCATGCGGAGATCCGGGGCCGCGACCTCGTCTCCGGCCTGCCGAAGACGATCATCGTGTCCGCCGACGAGATCCGGAAGGCGATCGAGGAGCCCGTCAACGCCGTCATCGACGCGGTGAAGAACACCCTCGACAAGACGCCGCCGGAGCTGGCCGCCGACATCATGGACAAGGGCATCGTCCTCACCGGCGGTGGTGGGCTGCTGCGGGGCCTCGACGAGCGCCTCAAGCACGAGACCGGCATGCCCATCCACATCACGGAGAACCCGCTCTCCTCGGTCGCGATCGGCTCGGGCAAGTGCCTCGAGGAGTTCGAAGCCCTCAAGAAGGTGCTGATCTCCTCCTCGCGTCACTGA
- the ndk gene encoding nucleoside-diphosphate kinase, with the protein MANERTLILVKPDGVQRGLVGEVIARIERKGYTLEALELRTLARATAEEHYAEHTDKPFFGELVDFITSGPLVAMCVAGEGAIAGMRTLMGATNPLEATPGSIRGDFATVIGENIVHGSDSVDSAKRELGIFFPDRF; encoded by the coding sequence GTGGCCAACGAACGCACCCTCATCCTCGTCAAGCCCGACGGCGTCCAGCGCGGCCTCGTCGGCGAGGTGATCGCCCGCATCGAGCGCAAGGGCTACACCCTCGAGGCCCTGGAGCTGCGCACCCTCGCGCGGGCGACCGCCGAGGAGCACTACGCCGAGCACACCGACAAGCCCTTCTTCGGCGAGCTCGTCGACTTCATCACGTCCGGCCCGCTGGTCGCCATGTGCGTCGCCGGCGAGGGCGCCATCGCCGGGATGCGCACGCTGATGGGCGCGACCAACCCGCTCGAGGCCACGCCGGGCAGCATCCGTGGCGACTTCGCCACCGTGATCGGCGAGAACATCGTCCACGGTTCCGACAGCGTCGACAGCGCCAAGCGCGAGCTGGGCATCTTCTTCCCCGACCGCTTCTGA
- a CDS encoding TIGR03960 family B12-binding radical SAM protein gives MLGTAPTMSVPATPARGARAAFRRPGDAATVPPGYYEVLEPLLPQVRKPAQYVGGEHNQVVTPWLAAQTRWLLCYPDTYEVGQPNQGIQILYELLNERATALAERAYAPWTDLEALMREQGIPAFSLESHRPVWAFDVFGVSLPHELGHTNLLNLLDLGGVPIHADRRTAEDPIVLVGGHAAYNPEPLAPFVDAAVMGDGEQVTLEIDDVVRAWKAAGGSDRRQLLRELARVEGVYVPAFYEPRYTPDGRLKQTVPIESGVPTIVPKRTIQDLEEWQYPQKQIVPMTETVHERFSVEIFRGCTRGCRFCQAGMITRPVRERRPETIQKLVEEGVRNTGFEEVGLLSLSSADHSAIGPVARDLADAYEGTVTSLSLPSTRVDAFNVTLSNELSRNGRRTGLTFAPEAGSERMRAVINKMVSEADLLRTAEVAFSEGWRHIKLYFMVGLPTERDEDVLAIADLGIKTYEIARRHGRANKVTISVGGFVPKPHTPFQWAAQDSPEEIKRKLSLIRHAIKDHGGLKLRTNDPEEGVIEGLLARGDRRVAAAVERAWRLGARFDGWHEMPTLDTWRQAMAETDVSLEWYSHRERDEKEALPWDHLDSGLEKSWLWEDWQDARSDKQLDDCRWSPCYDCGVCPGLSIQHDTGYTGGFQLPVLPSHLGGKDTLPTTPERYASGG, from the coding sequence ATGCTCGGCACCGCGCCGACGATGTCCGTCCCGGCCACGCCCGCACGCGGGGCGCGGGCCGCCTTCCGTCGTCCAGGTGACGCCGCCACGGTGCCGCCCGGCTACTACGAGGTGCTCGAGCCGCTGCTGCCGCAGGTGCGCAAGCCGGCCCAGTACGTCGGGGGTGAGCACAACCAGGTCGTCACGCCCTGGCTGGCGGCGCAGACCCGCTGGCTGCTGTGCTACCCCGACACCTATGAGGTGGGCCAGCCCAACCAGGGCATCCAGATCCTCTACGAGCTCCTCAACGAGCGCGCCACCGCCCTGGCCGAGCGGGCGTACGCGCCGTGGACCGACCTCGAGGCGCTGATGCGCGAGCAGGGGATCCCGGCGTTCTCGCTGGAGTCGCACCGGCCGGTGTGGGCCTTCGACGTCTTCGGGGTGTCCCTGCCGCACGAGCTCGGGCACACCAACCTGCTGAACCTGCTCGACCTCGGTGGCGTGCCGATCCACGCCGACCGGCGCACCGCCGAGGACCCGATCGTGCTGGTCGGGGGACACGCCGCCTACAACCCCGAGCCGCTCGCGCCGTTCGTCGACGCGGCCGTGATGGGCGACGGCGAGCAGGTCACGCTGGAGATCGACGACGTCGTGCGGGCCTGGAAGGCCGCCGGCGGCAGCGACCGCCGCCAGCTGCTTCGCGAGCTGGCCCGGGTCGAGGGCGTCTACGTCCCGGCCTTCTACGAGCCGCGCTACACGCCGGACGGGCGACTGAAGCAGACCGTCCCGATCGAGTCGGGCGTCCCGACCATCGTGCCCAAGCGCACGATCCAGGACCTCGAGGAGTGGCAGTACCCGCAGAAGCAGATCGTCCCCATGACGGAGACGGTCCACGAGCGCTTCAGCGTGGAGATCTTCCGTGGCTGCACGCGCGGCTGCCGGTTCTGCCAGGCCGGCATGATCACCCGCCCCGTCCGCGAGCGCCGCCCGGAGACGATCCAGAAGCTGGTCGAGGAGGGCGTCCGCAACACCGGCTTCGAGGAGGTCGGGCTGCTGTCGCTGTCCTCCGCCGACCACTCCGCGATCGGACCGGTGGCGCGTGACCTCGCCGACGCCTACGAGGGCACGGTCACCTCGCTGTCGCTGCCCTCGACGCGCGTCGACGCGTTCAACGTGACGCTGTCCAACGAACTGTCGCGCAACGGCCGGCGCACCGGCCTCACGTTCGCGCCCGAGGCCGGCTCCGAGCGGATGCGCGCCGTCATCAACAAGATGGTGTCCGAGGCGGACCTGCTGCGTACGGCCGAGGTCGCGTTCAGCGAGGGATGGCGGCACATCAAGCTCTATTTCATGGTGGGGCTGCCGACCGAGCGCGACGAGGACGTCCTCGCGATCGCCGACCTCGGGATCAAGACCTACGAGATCGCGCGCCGTCACGGCCGTGCCAACAAGGTGACCATCTCCGTCGGCGGGTTCGTGCCCAAGCCGCACACCCCCTTCCAGTGGGCCGCGCAGGACTCGCCCGAGGAGATCAAGCGCAAGCTGTCGCTGATCCGCCACGCCATCAAGGACCACGGCGGCCTGAAACTGCGCACCAACGACCCCGAGGAAGGGGTCATCGAAGGCCTGCTCGCGCGCGGTGACCGCCGGGTCGCCGCGGCCGTGGAGCGCGCCTGGCGCCTGGGCGCCCGGTTCGACGGCTGGCACGAGATGCCGACCCTCGACACCTGGCGGCAGGCCATGGCGGAGACCGACGTCTCGCTCGAGTGGTACAGCCACCGCGAGCGCGACGAGAAGGAAGCCCTGCCCTGGGACCACCTCGACAGCGGCCTGGAGAAGTCCTGGCTGTGGGAGGACTGGCAGGACGCGCGGTCGGACAAGCAACTCGACGACTGCCGCTGGTCCCCTTGCTACGACTGCGGCGTGTGCCCCGGTCTGAGCATCCAGCACGACACCGGCTACACCGGCGGCTTCCAGCTTCCCGTGCTGCCGTCGCACCTGGGCGGCAAGGACACCCTTCCGACCACCCCCGAACGCTACGCCTCCGGCGGCTAG
- the mrdA gene encoding penicillin-binding protein 2: MANNDSSPALRLTFLTVLVIALFVALFSRLWFLQVLAGDRFAELADGNRLRTVFVEAPRGRMLDRDGDELVKNRPALTISADRQLLLDGNGEPTDETAEKVLERLSQLLDLDREEIVGRMTSQHYSPLGHIPIAFDVTEEVVFAVRTQQELFPGVIAEVLPVRTYPHGQLAAHLVGYLNQISQEELADPAFADYRGGEQVGRTGLENVYEADLRGRSGRRTLEVTARNTVVDVVRETEPQPGNDLVTSLDLDLQQAVETLLEDGIVASREDIHTYSGRNLPSVAGSAVVLEAQTGRVLAMASYPTFDPSEFVGGLSTEYARYLFPNLAEGDEDTHAPMLNRAIQGEYPPGSVFKTVTGAAYMEAGLVGPNTPVDCPGSYSVGGITFRNWNPAAEGAMALDRALMRSCDTYFYELAYRQWQREQNQDEPDEILPQVAERFGFGKRLGIDLPSELAGHIPSRELKYNNWLERRDLWCAQAEEAEPGSYRRAVLEDNCTSGGTWRGGDAVNTSIGQGEILVTPLQIAAHYAAIANGGTLYQPLLGRQVVTPTGEVVREIEAETISELDLDDAEMAAIQRGLRDVVMHERGTAHGAFTRGTPFPLDEIPVAGKTGTAELKPKVPYAWFAAYAPADDPEYVVVVNVEEGGGGSQTAAPIARNIFEHLFDITDAEDAEFEAGDAIYD, from the coding sequence ATGGCGAACAACGACTCCTCGCCCGCACTGCGCCTGACGTTCCTGACGGTCCTCGTGATCGCGCTGTTCGTCGCGCTGTTCTCGCGCCTGTGGTTCCTACAGGTGCTCGCCGGTGACCGCTTCGCCGAGCTGGCCGACGGCAACCGGCTGCGGACCGTCTTCGTCGAGGCGCCCCGCGGCCGCATGCTCGACCGCGACGGCGACGAGCTGGTCAAGAACCGTCCCGCGCTGACCATCAGCGCCGACCGCCAGCTGCTGCTCGACGGCAACGGCGAACCCACCGACGAGACCGCGGAGAAGGTGCTCGAGCGGCTCTCGCAGCTGCTCGACCTCGACCGCGAGGAGATCGTCGGGAGGATGACGAGCCAGCACTACAGCCCGCTCGGCCACATCCCGATCGCCTTCGACGTCACCGAGGAGGTCGTCTTCGCGGTCCGCACCCAGCAGGAGCTGTTCCCCGGCGTCATCGCCGAGGTCCTGCCGGTGCGCACCTACCCGCACGGGCAGTTGGCGGCCCACCTCGTCGGCTACCTCAACCAGATCAGCCAGGAGGAACTGGCCGACCCCGCCTTCGCGGACTACCGCGGCGGCGAGCAGGTCGGCCGCACCGGCCTGGAGAACGTCTACGAGGCCGACCTGCGCGGCCGCTCCGGGCGCCGCACCCTCGAGGTGACCGCGCGCAACACGGTCGTCGACGTCGTCCGCGAGACCGAGCCGCAGCCCGGCAACGACCTTGTGACCTCCCTCGACCTCGACCTCCAGCAGGCCGTGGAGACCCTGCTCGAGGACGGCATCGTCGCCAGCCGCGAGGACATCCACACCTACAGCGGCCGCAACCTGCCGTCGGTGGCCGGCTCCGCGGTCGTGCTGGAGGCGCAGACCGGTCGCGTGCTCGCCATGGCCTCCTACCCGACCTTCGACCCCAGCGAGTTCGTCGGCGGGCTGTCCACCGAGTACGCGCGCTACCTGTTCCCGAACCTCGCCGAGGGCGACGAGGACACCCACGCGCCGATGCTCAACCGGGCCATCCAGGGCGAGTACCCGCCCGGCTCGGTGTTCAAGACCGTCACCGGCGCGGCCTACATGGAGGCCGGGCTCGTCGGCCCCAACACGCCGGTGGACTGCCCGGGCAGCTACTCCGTCGGCGGGATCACGTTCCGCAACTGGAACCCCGCCGCCGAGGGGGCCATGGCCCTCGACCGGGCGCTGATGCGCTCGTGCGACACCTACTTCTACGAGCTGGCCTACCGCCAGTGGCAGCGCGAGCAGAACCAGGACGAGCCGGACGAGATCCTGCCGCAGGTCGCCGAGCGCTTCGGCTTCGGCAAGCGCCTCGGCATCGACCTGCCGTCGGAGCTCGCCGGCCACATCCCCAGCCGCGAGCTCAAGTACAACAACTGGCTCGAGCGGCGCGACCTGTGGTGCGCCCAGGCCGAGGAGGCCGAGCCGGGCTCGTACCGGCGGGCCGTGCTGGAGGACAACTGCACCTCCGGTGGCACGTGGCGTGGTGGAGACGCCGTCAACACCTCCATCGGGCAGGGCGAGATCCTCGTGACGCCGCTGCAGATCGCGGCCCACTACGCCGCGATCGCCAACGGCGGCACCCTCTACCAGCCGCTGCTCGGGCGGCAGGTCGTCACGCCCACCGGCGAGGTCGTGCGCGAGATCGAGGCGGAGACGATCAGCGAACTCGACCTCGACGACGCCGAGATGGCCGCGATCCAGCGCGGCCTGCGCGACGTCGTGATGCACGAGCGCGGCACCGCCCACGGCGCGTTCACGCGCGGCACGCCGTTCCCGCTCGACGAGATCCCGGTCGCGGGCAAGACCGGCACCGCCGAGCTGAAGCCGAAGGTGCCCTACGCCTGGTTCGCCGCCTACGCCCCGGCCGACGACCCCGAGTACGTCGTGGTCGTCAACGTCGAGGAAGGCGGCGGCGGCTCACAGACGGCCGCGCCCATCGCCCGCAACATCTTCGAGCACCTGTTCGACATCACCGACGCCGAGGACGCCGAGTTCGAAGCCGGCGACGCCATCTACGACTGA
- a CDS encoding RadC family protein yields the protein MSTTWAVGAPDGRVGELAPCLACGPDPFVPGDRQRIAVTSPETAADLLVPRVAFRDRERCVAAFLDTKHRVLRVSTISIGSVDHTFMSPRDVFRDALLANASALVLAHNHPSGDPEPSRDDQAVTRRLARAGELVGVQLLDHLVVGGPDWVSLARRGTI from the coding sequence ATGAGTACGACATGGGCCGTGGGTGCGCCGGACGGACGGGTCGGGGAACTGGCGCCCTGCCTCGCGTGCGGGCCCGACCCGTTCGTCCCGGGCGACCGTCAGCGCATCGCGGTCACCAGTCCGGAGACCGCCGCCGACCTGCTGGTGCCACGCGTCGCCTTCCGCGACCGCGAACGCTGCGTCGCCGCGTTCCTCGACACCAAGCACCGCGTCCTGCGGGTGTCGACCATCAGCATCGGCTCCGTCGACCACACGTTCATGTCGCCCAGGGACGTCTTCCGCGATGCCCTGCTCGCCAACGCGTCGGCACTGGTGCTCGCCCACAACCACCCGTCGGGCGACCCGGAGCCGTCCCGGGACGACCAGGCGGTGACCCGGCGGCTGGCGCGCGCCGGCGAACTGGTCGGGGTGCAGCTGCTCGACCACCTCGTCGTCGGTGGGCCGGACTGGGTCAGCCTCGCCCGCAGGGGCACGATCTGA